Proteins from a single region of Macaca nemestrina isolate mMacNem1 chromosome 13, mMacNem.hap1, whole genome shotgun sequence:
- the CYP26B1 gene encoding cytochrome P450 26B1 isoform X2, translating to MGEHHLVSTEWPRSTRMLLGPNTVSNSIGDIHRNKRKVFSKIFSHEALESYLPKIQLVIQDTLRAWSSHPEAINVYQEAQKLTFRMAIRVLLGFSIPEEDLGHLFEVYQQFVENVFSLPVDLPFSGYRRGIQARQILQKGLEKAIREKLQCTQGKDYSDALDLLIESSKEHGKEMTMQELKDGTLELIFAAYATTASASTSLIMQLLKHPTVLEKLREELRAHGILHSGGCPCEGTLRLDTLSGLRYLDCVIKEVMRLFTPISGGYRTVLQTFELDGFQIPKGWSVMYSIRDTHDTAPVFKDVNVFDPDRFSQARSEDKDGRFHYLPFGGGVRTCLGKHLAKLFLKVLAVELASTSRFELATRTFPRITLVPVLHPVDGLSVKFFGLDSNQNKILPETEAMLSATV from the exons gtctTCTCCAAGATCTTCAGCCACGAGGCCCTGGAGAGTTACCTGCCCAAGATCCAGCTGGTGATCCAGGACACACTGCGTGCCTGGAGCAGCCACCCCGAGGCCATCAACGTGTACCAGGAGGCGCAGAAGCTGACCTTCCGCATGGCCATCCGGGTGCTGCTGGGCTTCAGCATCCCCGAGGAGGACCTTGGGCACCTATTTGAGGTCTACCAGCAGTTTGTGGAGAATGTCTTCTCCCTGCCTGTTGACCTGCCCTTCAGTGGCTATCGGCGG GGCATTCAGGCTCGGCAGATCCTGCAGAAGGGGCTGGAGAAGGCCATCCGGGAGAAGCTGCAGTGCACACAGGGCAAGGACTACTCGGACGCCCTGGACCTCCTCATTGAGAGCAGCAAGGAGCACGGGAAGGAGATGACCATGCAGGAGCTGAAG GACGGGACCCTGGAGCTGATCTTCGCGGCCTATGCCACCACGGCCAGCGCCAGCACCTCACTCATCATGCAGCTGCTGAAGCACCCCACCGTGCTGGAGAAGCTGCGGGAGGAGCTGCGGGCTCATGGCATCCTGCACAGCGGTGGCTGCCCCTGCGAGGGCACACTGCGCCTGGACACGCTCAGCGGGCTGCGCTACCTGGACTGTGTCATCAAGGAAGTCATGCGCCTGTTCACACCCATTTCCGGTGGCTACCGCACTGTGCTGCAGACCTTCGAGCTGGAT GGTTTCCAGATCCCCAAAGGCTGGAGTGTCATGTACAGCATCCGGGACACCCACGACACAGCGCCTGTGTTCAAAGACGTGAATGTGTTCGACCCCGATCGCTTCAGCCAGGCGCGGAGCGAGGACAAGGACGGCCGCTTCCATTACCTCCCATTCGGTGGCGGTGTCCGGACCTGCCTGGGCAAGCACCTGGCTAAGCTGTTCCTGAAGGTGCTGGCGGTGGAGCTGGCCAGCACCAGCCGCTTTGAGCTGGCCACGCGGACCTTTCCCCGCATCACCTTGGTCCCCGTCCTGCACCCCGTGGACGGCCTCAGTGTCAAGTTCTTTGGCCTGGACTCCAACCAGAACAAGATCCTGCCAGAGACAGAGGCCATGCTGAGCGCCACAGTCTAA